One part of the Rutidosis leptorrhynchoides isolate AG116_Rl617_1_P2 chromosome 1, CSIRO_AGI_Rlap_v1, whole genome shotgun sequence genome encodes these proteins:
- the LOC139850736 gene encoding auxin-responsive protein SAUR76, which produces MKTINVMLKKCKTLSKQITRASSSRSIGSKSSRHDDHHQHHNNQKTRGIIWNTKVISAVYVEEDNGNGNGSKDEQQVFVGSARKRYVISSKYLTHPLINALIEKSKQNNDDDVEDVSVINCEVVLFDHLLWMIETSDLNVTSDCLDELADLYSF; this is translated from the coding sequence ATGAAAACGATTAATGTGATGCTAAAAAAATGCAAAACATTATCGAAACAAATAACACGAGCGTCATCCAGTAGAAGTATTGGATCTAAATCATCAAGACACGatgatcatcatcaacatcataataACCAAAAAACCAGAGGTATTATATGGAATACGAAAGTTATCTCTGCTGTATACGTAGAGGAAGATAACGGTAACGGTAACGGAAGTAAAGACGAACAGCAAGTGTTTGTAGGAAGTGCAAGGAAACGGTACGTGATTAGCTCAAAATATCTAACTCATCCGTTAATAAACGCACTAATTGAGAAGTCGAAacagaataatgatgatgatgtggagGATGTTTCGGTTATTAATTGTGAAGTTGTGTTGTTTGATCATTTGTTGTGGATGATTGAGACGAGTGATTTAAATGTTACTTCCGATTGTTTGGATGAACTTGCTGATCTCTATTCGTTTTAA